A DNA window from Argiope bruennichi chromosome X2, qqArgBrue1.1, whole genome shotgun sequence contains the following coding sequences:
- the LOC129959929 gene encoding uncharacterized protein LOC129959929, giving the protein MLFFVSCLILLAGESLCLPSANQYVDTVLHTTLQNVILNEKYEPTHLPDFTFEYTDKTFMGKVHGKADYKEGSLSGLSQVSRVGDCQGPLNVSGSTVINCTLGFNYLKTSYKGKVKYGVLPKVSIEAKAEVSATWVVVGIAKGFNQREATVKSFALRQIGQVTPHYTGLGPLNKYVKVLQENYKSRVASEVTNVINNRFKYALNLAVAQVPMPLR; this is encoded by the exons ATGTTGTTCTTCGTATCCTGTTTGATTTTGCTTGCCG gGGAATCATTGTGTCTCCCATCAGCTAATCAGTACGTAGACACTGTTCTTCACACAACTCTCCAAAATGTCATTTTGAATGAGAAGTACGAACCAACTCATCTTCCAGACTTCACATTCGAATATACTGACAAAACATTCATGGGGAAGGTCCATGGCAAAGCTGACTACAAAGAAGGATCTTTGAGTGGCCTTTCTCAGGTATCAAGAGTAGGAGATTGCCAAGGACCACTTAACGTATCCGGTTCTACTGTAATCAACTGCACCCTCGGCTTCAACTACTTGAAAACAAGCTACAAAGGCAAGGTGAAATATGGAGTTCTGCCAAAGGTGAGCATCGAGGCAAAAGCTGAAGTTTCTGCAACCTGGGTAGTTGTTGGAATTGCTAAAGGCTTCAACCAAAGGGAGGCTACAGTTAAATCTTTTGCACTGAGACAAATTGGACAGGTGACACCTCATTACACTGGTTTAGGGCCTTTGAACAAGTATGTGAAAGTGCTGCAAGAAAATTACAAAAGCCGTGTCGCTTCTGAAGTTACCAATGTTATTAACAACAGATTCAAATATGCTTTGAATTTAGCTGTTGCTCAAGTGCCAATGCCTCTGCGTTAA